One stretch of Acidobacteriota bacterium DNA includes these proteins:
- a CDS encoding carboxypeptidase regulatory-like domain-containing protein, producing MSVRKTHSRFTLFSALAILILLVPSAAFAQATTGTLTGSVTAAADGTALPGVTIEAIHTPTSSRYSAVTGGNGRYLIPNVRVGGPYTISASLSGFQTSELTGVMVNLGTATEVSMALQLAVVTEIVSVTATAELIDPAQTGSTSSVSTEEIMSLPTVNRSLQDFARTNPLFNVAPFDSSATSMSVAGRNNRYNTIQIDGSVNNDLFGLAATGTPGGQADTQPISLDAIQELQLVVSPYDVRQSGFTGGGINAVTRSGSNSLEGSLFWNQRDESFVGDGPFDRPIANFSSDQYGGRLGGPIVSDTAFFFLNAEINEREAPTGVSADGTTGNQYQGNVDLVALRDFLIDTYGYDPGGLGDIASITENDLFFGRLDWNAGDNHNFTLRHNYVKGGRDNTGSRGTSVFTFPTAIYTFTSETNSTVAQLNSVFGASVFNEARIGLQTIRDQRAVPIQFPSVEIGGTGPRRGAARVGTERFSGANALDQDILELTNDLTWVRGDHTLVIGTNNEFFEFKNLFMAEALGYYYFPDLDAFRSGIADEYRITFANGADPRRPTQFEASRLGVYVNDIWRMSDNLTVNLGLRADKPNFPDTPSFNPDVPPAIGFSTAVAPSEDVVISPRVGFNWALPGFVQHQLRGGVGVFAGRTPYVWISNAYGNTGVEQTALSCFSASCMPLFNPDPNSQPKDLPAAGGAFSVDLIDPDFEMPRVLRATLGYDRELPWGIRGSAEVILEETQKDVFYENVNRVQTGTSPLDGRPTYSNVSPAIRDAILLTNTNEGDATMYTVQFVRPFTNGVTLSASYANQDATTAFEATSSRAISNFQFHPTRGDLFEQDTYRSSFEVSERVVASGSYTFTTGIFNQTIGLYFDASSGQPYSLLMGGDPNRDRLFSNDLLFVPGSADEVIIQNSSGQVVDYSVLAAFLESAGIDPTAGRILSANESTGPWNQQIDLHYEFGVPLAGTLTNIYLDVMNFANLLDSDWGVMEFVRFQTYTPVTYRGEDPTTGKSIYRESFNGALNPGRQFSTQDTRSRWQLRLGLRVSF from the coding sequence ATGTCGGTTAGAAAAACACATTCACGATTCACACTTTTTTCCGCTCTCGCGATTCTGATTCTTCTCGTCCCGTCAGCCGCGTTCGCGCAGGCGACAACGGGTACGCTGACGGGATCCGTGACGGCGGCTGCCGACGGTACGGCGCTGCCGGGCGTCACGATCGAGGCGATTCACACCCCGACCTCGAGCCGTTACTCGGCGGTCACCGGGGGGAATGGCCGCTATCTCATTCCGAACGTCCGCGTCGGTGGCCCCTACACGATCAGCGCGAGCCTGAGTGGCTTCCAGACTTCGGAGCTGACGGGCGTAATGGTCAATCTGGGTACCGCCACGGAGGTTTCGATGGCGCTGCAGCTGGCGGTCGTCACCGAGATTGTGTCGGTCACGGCGACCGCGGAGCTGATCGATCCGGCCCAGACCGGCTCGACCTCGTCGGTCTCCACCGAGGAGATCATGTCACTGCCGACGGTGAACCGGAGTCTTCAGGACTTCGCGCGAACCAACCCGCTGTTCAACGTCGCACCGTTCGATTCGAGCGCGACGAGCATGAGCGTTGCGGGACGCAACAACCGCTACAACACGATTCAGATCGACGGTTCGGTCAACAATGACCTCTTCGGCCTCGCCGCCACCGGTACGCCCGGAGGCCAGGCGGACACGCAGCCGATCTCCCTCGACGCGATTCAGGAACTGCAGCTCGTGGTCTCACCTTATGACGTTCGACAGAGCGGCTTCACCGGCGGCGGCATCAACGCGGTTACCCGCTCCGGTTCGAACTCGCTGGAGGGATCGCTGTTCTGGAACCAGAGGGACGAGTCCTTCGTCGGAGACGGTCCCTTCGACAGACCGATTGCGAACTTCAGCTCGGATCAGTACGGCGGCCGCCTGGGCGGACCGATCGTCAGCGACACCGCCTTTTTCTTTCTCAATGCCGAGATCAACGAGCGCGAGGCACCCACCGGCGTGTCGGCCGACGGAACGACCGGCAACCAGTATCAGGGCAACGTCGACCTCGTCGCTCTGCGGGATTTCCTGATCGATACATACGGCTACGATCCGGGAGGGCTCGGGGACATTGCCAGCATCACCGAGAACGACCTCTTTTTCGGTCGTCTCGACTGGAACGCAGGCGACAACCACAACTTCACCCTCCGGCACAACTACGTAAAAGGCGGACGGGACAACACGGGCTCGCGTGGGACGAGCGTTTTCACATTCCCCACCGCGATCTATACGTTCACATCGGAGACGAATTCGACCGTGGCCCAGCTGAACAGCGTGTTCGGCGCCTCAGTGTTCAACGAAGCACGAATCGGTCTGCAGACCATCCGCGACCAGCGTGCGGTACCCATTCAGTTCCCGTCCGTCGAGATCGGCGGCACCGGGCCTCGAAGAGGAGCAGCGCGGGTCGGAACCGAACGTTTCTCGGGCGCAAACGCGCTCGATCAGGACATCCTCGAGCTCACCAACGACCTGACCTGGGTCCGAGGCGATCACACCCTCGTGATTGGAACCAACAACGAGTTCTTCGAGTTCAAGAATCTCTTCATGGCCGAGGCGCTGGGGTACTACTACTTCCCGGACCTCGACGCGTTCCGGTCGGGCATCGCCGATGAGTATCGCATCACATTCGCCAACGGCGCCGATCCCCGGCGCCCGACGCAGTTCGAGGCCTCCCGGCTCGGCGTCTATGTGAACGACATCTGGCGGATGAGTGACAACCTCACCGTGAATCTCGGGCTTCGCGCGGACAAGCCGAACTTTCCGGACACCCCATCGTTCAATCCCGATGTCCCACCGGCGATCGGTTTCTCGACCGCCGTTGCGCCGAGTGAAGACGTCGTCATCTCGCCGAGGGTCGGATTCAACTGGGCCCTCCCCGGGTTCGTTCAACATCAGCTTCGTGGCGGCGTCGGCGTCTTCGCCGGCCGCACGCCGTACGTCTGGATCTCGAACGCCTACGGGAACACAGGGGTCGAGCAGACGGCGCTGAGCTGCTTCAGCGCTTCGTGCATGCCGCTGTTCAATCCTGATCCGAACAGCCAGCCCAAGGATCTTCCCGCCGCCGGGGGCGCCTTCTCGGTCGACCTGATCGATCCCGACTTCGAGATGCCGCGCGTTCTTCGCGCGACCCTCGGCTACGATCGCGAGCTCCCGTGGGGTATTCGCGGCTCGGCCGAGGTGATCCTGGAGGAAACGCAGAAGGACGTGTTCTACGAGAACGTGAATCGCGTTCAGACCGGCACGAGTCCTCTCGACGGGCGTCCGACCTATTCGAACGTCAGCCCCGCCATTCGCGATGCGATTCTTCTGACGAATACGAACGAGGGCGACGCGACGATGTACACGGTGCAATTCGTGCGTCCGTTCACCAATGGCGTGACTCTGTCGGCCTCTTACGCCAATCAGGACGCCACCACGGCGTTCGAAGCGACGTCGAGCCGCGCAATCTCGAATTTCCAGTTCCACCCGACCCGAGGCGACCTTTTCGAGCAGGACACCTATCGTTCGAGCTTCGAGGTCAGTGAGCGCGTCGTGGCGAGTGGGAGCTACACGTTCACGACGGGAATCTTCAACCAGACGATCGGTCTCTATTTCGACGCTTCGTCGGGGCAGCCTTATTCGCTTCTGATGGGCGGCGATCCGAACAGGGACCGTCTGTTCTCGAACGATCTTCTCTTTGTTCCGGGCTCCGCGGATGAGGTCATCATCCAGAATTCCTCCGGACAGGTGGTCGACTACAGCGTGCTCGCCGCTTTTCTCGAGAGCGCGGGAATCGACCCGACCGCCGGCAGAATCCTTTCGGCCAACGAGTCGACCGGACCGTGGAACCAGCAGATCGACCTCCACTACGAGTTCGGTGTTCCGCTCGCAGGCACCCTGACCAACATCTACCTGGACGTCATGAACTTCGCCAACCTCCTCGACAGCGACTGGGGCGTGATGGAGTTCGTCCGCTTCCAGACGTACACACCCGTCACCTATCGCGGGGAAGACCCCACGACCGGCAAGTCGATCTACCGGGAAAGCTTCAACGGCGCGCTGAACCCTGGCCGCCAGTTTTCCACCCAGGACACGCGCTCCCGGTGGCAGCTCCGCCTGGGCCTTCGCGTCTCATTCTGA
- a CDS encoding S8 family serine peptidase has product MTVNSTIPLRLIMAICITIMAATPAFGWVWDKNENRIDDRIEEVNASGLAAAYENGDTELGRLIIAVGDADGVLRYGVYVGYEHQPTDSDLQNLSSSGVSTAVFRPYQTIPYVRMNLTFGEIETVASLPNVERVEAIEMMYPVNNVAGKTSGVVDSRFQRFPTVQGNLGFTGSGVVVSILDTGVNDQPDSLTGFPGHEAFTGKFIAGGDFYAGQPAVNTPPDQSINPIDRGPRSQHGTHVAGTAIGTGGPTAVFGGNAPGSLLVDQKVLSDAGAGFGSADGVEWAILNKEKYGIRILNLSLGTLTESDGTDASSRAINAAFDAGLFPIVAAGNDRATNYMPSPAAADKAFTIGAIADQNSLTRQDDLIASYSNEGPRMSDGDADFEDEMKPLVAAPGSGIVSADGMLTTDGRQYKPLSGTSMATPHAAGIVALILEANPSLAPREVWEILKHTSEHRRDWGKTPAGADPFPQGDPNYHPSGGWGQIDAYAAVKEALRLAGDPASQTQVVYIHAEPASDGSAAIDVTWASQREINLAGYDIDRAEDVNGAPGVFERVTAASIPGIGSAIIEQTHNRNGYSFRDTDVEAGKTYWYRIAHTSTDSTVGTIEEPALAVTLGQPRPVARLSYSITHNAIDNDLLVLLGTGPQVERARFVIDGKSALQADTVTVVPGESTTGNRQHDFTIDLTTTHEVESYLPPSKTNPWFLSVKEGGYINRSGRVNSFSLTTFDADGNPTATYETADPTPQETVEGTTTKLWIPDNPDLWVTGDTPTVIETDPSSAERGQELEVSIFGADFSPGATASFGEGIEVNGVEYRSGSWLVATISVSHGAAAGPRDVTVTNMDGISGTRSAAFSVVGEAECTTFTEDIDDSDPAVEYGRGWHFKEDGGASSGGYHRLMARQSDGQSSRVRVVFEGDQVTYFYATSKHGGSADLYIDGVLRDQISYAGTGTQPLFGASRTYADLGEGVHEVVLVPTNAAAFVDGFRIAGCEGGGADASAVESRSATSNSTADMGGLLNSSVVRTVEVSEYDTALSVIVEGASHPLTVNVLGPLGDLLASGESLLEGVSGVVTSVSEPGTYTVQIIDALGGTGAIDISIARTVRVR; this is encoded by the coding sequence GTGACAGTAAATTCAACGATACCGCTGCGGCTCATCATGGCGATCTGCATCACGATCATGGCCGCCACCCCGGCCTTCGGCTGGGTCTGGGACAAGAACGAAAATCGGATCGACGACCGGATCGAAGAGGTGAATGCCTCCGGCCTCGCCGCCGCCTACGAGAATGGTGATACGGAGCTCGGGCGCCTCATCATCGCCGTGGGGGATGCCGACGGGGTGCTGCGGTATGGCGTCTACGTCGGCTATGAGCATCAGCCGACCGACAGCGACCTCCAGAATCTCAGCTCGAGCGGTGTCAGTACCGCAGTCTTCAGGCCATATCAGACGATCCCCTACGTCCGGATGAATCTGACGTTCGGAGAGATCGAGACCGTCGCATCGCTGCCGAATGTCGAGCGGGTCGAAGCGATCGAGATGATGTATCCGGTCAACAACGTCGCCGGGAAGACCTCGGGCGTGGTCGACAGCCGGTTCCAGCGGTTCCCGACCGTACAGGGCAACCTCGGGTTTACCGGAAGCGGCGTCGTCGTCAGCATCCTCGATACCGGCGTCAACGATCAGCCCGATTCTCTTACGGGATTCCCCGGGCACGAAGCGTTTACCGGCAAGTTCATCGCCGGCGGCGACTTCTACGCGGGCCAGCCCGCAGTGAACACACCGCCCGACCAGAGTATCAACCCGATCGACCGCGGGCCCCGGAGCCAGCACGGGACGCACGTGGCAGGAACGGCGATCGGGACCGGCGGTCCCACGGCAGTGTTCGGCGGAAATGCGCCCGGCTCGCTGCTCGTCGATCAGAAGGTTCTCTCCGACGCCGGTGCCGGGTTCGGTTCGGCGGACGGGGTCGAATGGGCGATCCTCAACAAGGAGAAGTACGGCATCCGGATCCTCAATCTCAGCCTCGGGACTCTGACTGAGTCGGACGGCACCGATGCCAGCTCTCGTGCGATCAACGCCGCGTTCGACGCGGGCCTGTTCCCGATCGTCGCGGCAGGCAATGACCGCGCGACCAATTACATGCCGTCGCCTGCCGCCGCCGACAAGGCGTTCACGATCGGCGCGATCGCGGACCAGAACTCGCTGACGCGCCAGGACGATCTCATCGCCTCCTACTCGAACGAGGGGCCGCGGATGAGCGACGGAGACGCGGACTTCGAGGACGAGATGAAGCCGCTCGTCGCCGCGCCCGGATCGGGCATCGTGTCCGCGGACGGCATGCTCACCACCGACGGAAGGCAGTACAAGCCGCTCAGCGGCACGTCGATGGCCACGCCGCATGCGGCAGGAATCGTCGCGCTGATTCTCGAGGCGAACCCGTCACTCGCACCGCGAGAGGTGTGGGAGATCCTCAAACACACGAGCGAGCACCGGAGAGACTGGGGCAAGACACCAGCCGGCGCGGATCCCTTCCCGCAGGGGGATCCGAACTACCATCCGTCGGGGGGGTGGGGCCAGATCGACGCGTATGCCGCGGTGAAGGAAGCGCTCCGGCTCGCTGGCGACCCTGCCTCGCAGACGCAGGTCGTTTACATCCATGCCGAGCCGGCCTCGGACGGTTCCGCGGCGATCGACGTGACGTGGGCCTCGCAGCGCGAGATCAATCTGGCGGGATACGACATCGATCGCGCCGAGGATGTGAACGGTGCGCCGGGAGTCTTCGAGAGAGTGACGGCAGCGTCGATTCCGGGCATCGGCAGCGCGATCATCGAGCAGACGCACAACCGGAACGGTTACAGCTTCCGTGATACCGATGTCGAGGCGGGGAAGACGTACTGGTATCGCATCGCGCACACCTCGACCGACTCGACGGTCGGAACGATCGAAGAGCCCGCGCTCGCCGTCACGCTCGGTCAACCGCGCCCCGTCGCGCGTCTGTCGTACAGCATCACCCACAACGCGATTGACAACGATCTTCTCGTGCTGCTCGGCACCGGCCCGCAGGTGGAGCGCGCGCGGTTCGTGATCGACGGAAAGTCCGCACTTCAGGCGGATACCGTCACGGTCGTTCCGGGCGAGTCGACCACGGGCAATCGCCAGCACGACTTCACGATCGACCTCACGACGACTCATGAGGTCGAGTCGTATCTCCCGCCGTCGAAGACGAACCCGTGGTTCCTCTCCGTGAAGGAGGGTGGGTACATCAACCGCTCGGGACGCGTGAACTCGTTCTCGCTCACTACATTCGATGCGGACGGCAACCCGACCGCCACGTACGAGACGGCCGATCCGACACCTCAGGAGACGGTCGAGGGGACGACGACGAAACTGTGGATTCCGGACAACCCGGACCTCTGGGTCACCGGCGACACACCGACGGTCATCGAGACCGATCCTTCCTCCGCCGAGCGGGGGCAGGAGCTCGAGGTGAGCATCTTCGGCGCCGATTTCTCGCCCGGTGCCACAGCGTCGTTCGGCGAGGGAATCGAGGTCAACGGAGTGGAGTACAGAAGCGGGTCGTGGCTCGTCGCCACAATCTCGGTCTCCCACGGCGCCGCGGCGGGACCACGTGACGTGACGGTCACGAACATGGACGGCATCTCCGGGACCCGAAGTGCAGCGTTCAGCGTGGTCGGCGAGGCGGAATGCACGACGTTCACCGAAGATATTGACGATTCCGACCCGGCGGTCGAGTACGGCCGCGGGTGGCACTTCAAGGAGGACGGCGGCGCGTCGAGTGGCGGCTACCACCGGCTGATGGCGCGGCAGAGCGACGGGCAGAGCTCGCGCGTCCGAGTCGTCTTCGAGGGAGACCAGGTGACGTACTTCTACGCCACCTCGAAGCATGGCGGCAGCGCCGATCTCTACATCGACGGAGTCCTGCGCGATCAGATCTCCTACGCTGGAACGGGGACGCAGCCGCTGTTTGGCGCCTCCAGGACATACGCGGATCTCGGCGAGGGGGTGCACGAAGTCGTCCTCGTCCCGACGAACGCCGCGGCCTTCGTCGACGGCTTCCGGATCGCCGGCTGTGAGGGTGGCGGCGCGGACGCTTCGGCGGTCGAGTCGCGGAGCGCCACGTCGAACAGCACCGCCGACATGGGCGGACTGCTCAACAGCAGCGTCGTCCGTACCGTGGAGGTGAGCGAGTACGACACGGCGCTCTCGGTCATCGTCGAGGGCGCGTCCCATCCGCTCACCGTCAACGTCCTCGGACCCCTCGGAGATCTCCTCGCCTCCGGTGAGAGCCTTCTCGAAGGTGTCTCCGGTGTCGTGACCTCAGTCTCCGAGCCCGGGACCTACACGGTCCAGATCATCGATGCACTCGGCGGAACGGGAGCGATCGACATCAGCATCGCCCGCACGGTGAGGGTCAGGTAG
- a CDS encoding response regulator, producing MNSPPAATDDSPAGLPSEFQLELDPEKRERQRDLRGRALHAVYVPRLRLIGSVIICAWLYLHMRFISGGSFGEWAFASALLFAWGAAAWIILYRFYRRRARFDLAHFFLAGDLFLWTYLIYITGAERSWLFILLSVRAADQSPTTFPKTLYYAHLGFFLYLALLGFMYLRGEPVDWGLGWTKAGIIYGFNLYLALAARTMERMRGRMSSAIRFAIELIGDLKRSENELQVALSRSAELERSLAQAQKLESLGQMAAGIAHDFNNTMMSVLPWANLISKKYPDDPELSRASSQISNAVTRAREVTSHLLGFAQPRPPQIELVDLEALLEQQLDTLRLSVPENVRIEIERTASPCMVAVDTAQFAHAITNLVLNARDALPEGGVITFRIRDAEPHEQGRAEIHPGSHIALDVADTGTGMDEETMTKVFDPFFTTKPFGQGSGLGLAVAHQMVTQAGGILSVRSEPGRGSAFTILLPCAERALPPSETRPVQEEAPQNYRGVDVMIVDDDPAVGEGIRIMLEMTEANVTLRSSGREALELLDRGFHPELIILDMGMPEMSGAEVHAAIRARNLRIPILISSGYGDPKRLDQILGDDATFYLQKPYELNDLLAMMQRALGSR from the coding sequence ATGAATTCTCCTCCCGCGGCCACTGACGATTCACCAGCCGGGCTTCCGTCAGAGTTCCAGCTCGAGCTCGATCCCGAAAAGCGAGAGCGGCAGCGGGACCTCCGGGGACGGGCGCTCCACGCGGTGTATGTTCCGCGACTCCGGCTGATCGGGAGCGTGATCATCTGCGCATGGCTCTACCTCCACATGCGCTTCATCTCCGGAGGGTCGTTCGGTGAGTGGGCTTTCGCCTCGGCGCTCCTCTTTGCCTGGGGTGCCGCCGCCTGGATCATCCTCTACCGGTTCTATCGACGTCGCGCCCGCTTCGATCTCGCTCATTTTTTTCTTGCCGGCGATCTCTTCCTCTGGACCTATCTGATCTACATCACCGGGGCCGAGCGAAGCTGGCTGTTCATCCTGCTTTCCGTCCGGGCCGCGGATCAGTCCCCGACCACCTTCCCCAAAACGCTTTACTACGCACACCTCGGCTTTTTTCTGTACCTCGCACTGCTCGGATTCATGTATCTGCGGGGAGAGCCGGTGGACTGGGGACTCGGCTGGACCAAGGCCGGGATCATCTACGGCTTCAACCTGTATCTCGCGCTGGCTGCTCGTACCATGGAGAGAATGAGAGGGAGGATGTCATCGGCCATACGATTTGCGATCGAGCTGATCGGCGACCTGAAACGAAGCGAGAATGAGCTTCAGGTGGCGCTCTCGAGGAGTGCAGAACTGGAGCGATCTCTCGCTCAGGCGCAGAAACTCGAGTCGCTCGGTCAGATGGCGGCAGGAATCGCACATGACTTCAACAACACGATGATGTCGGTCCTCCCGTGGGCGAATCTGATTTCGAAGAAATATCCGGACGATCCTGAGCTGAGCCGCGCGTCCTCCCAGATCAGCAACGCCGTCACGCGCGCACGCGAGGTGACATCCCACCTGCTTGGCTTCGCTCAGCCGAGGCCTCCCCAGATCGAACTGGTGGATCTCGAAGCGCTTCTCGAGCAGCAGCTCGACACATTGCGTCTCTCCGTACCGGAGAACGTACGGATCGAGATCGAGCGGACCGCCAGCCCGTGCATGGTCGCGGTCGATACTGCTCAGTTCGCGCATGCGATCACGAATCTCGTCCTGAACGCTCGCGACGCTCTTCCGGAAGGGGGCGTGATCACGTTCCGCATCAGGGATGCCGAGCCTCATGAGCAGGGAAGAGCGGAGATCCACCCAGGCTCCCACATCGCCCTGGACGTTGCCGATACCGGAACGGGAATGGACGAAGAAACGATGACGAAGGTCTTCGATCCGTTCTTCACGACGAAACCGTTTGGGCAGGGTTCCGGGCTCGGACTGGCGGTGGCACACCAGATGGTCACTCAGGCGGGAGGGATCCTGTCGGTTCGATCCGAGCCGGGCCGCGGATCTGCCTTTACGATCCTGCTTCCCTGTGCAGAACGTGCGCTGCCGCCCTCCGAGACCCGTCCGGTACAGGAAGAAGCTCCGCAAAACTATCGCGGTGTCGACGTCATGATCGTCGATGACGACCCGGCCGTCGGGGAAGGTATTCGAATCATGCTCGAGATGACGGAAGCGAATGTGACCCTGCGCAGCTCCGGACGCGAGGCGCTCGAGTTGCTCGACCGTGGCTTCCATCCCGAGCTGATCATTCTCGACATGGGAATGCCGGAGATGAGCGGTGCAGAGGTTCATGCCGCCATCCGAGCTCGCAATCTCCGCATTCCGATCCTGATTTCTTCGGGTTACGGGGACCCGAAGCGCCTCGATCAGATCCTCGGCGACGACGCGACCTTTTATCTGCAGAAGCCGTACGAGCTCAACGACCTCCTCGCCATGATGCAGCGCGCCCTCGGCTCGCGATAG
- a CDS encoding GntR family transcriptional regulator produces the protein MPRQHEITRALRQRVVSGLHLGVLEIGTRLPGVRSTAAELGTDPRLVLAGYQQLASEGLVEMRPRSGVYVAAVGAALASLQPANWMVDLLTEVLERGIPATEFPERLARCLQTVRIRACCIECNDDQLTGLCEELRRDYGIETRPLNIEDLNKPASLRHLRTADLLVTTSFHSSQISETAKELKRPEIVVSLRPEFLGEMGRLTEKGPVWFIARDPRFEPKFNSMFSAIRATSRPRVLIAGRDDLDQIVPGEPTYITLEARKALKDLPRQTSLVPAPRVFSEHSSREILSFVVNKNLEFLAGESRRSRPSTEKLRRSLPKRS, from the coding sequence ATGCCCCGACAACACGAAATCACGAGAGCTCTCCGGCAGCGGGTTGTTTCAGGACTTCACCTTGGAGTTCTCGAGATTGGGACCCGCTTACCCGGTGTACGAAGCACGGCGGCCGAGCTCGGGACCGACCCACGCCTGGTGCTTGCCGGCTATCAGCAGCTTGCCTCCGAAGGGCTCGTCGAGATGCGACCTCGATCAGGCGTGTACGTCGCGGCTGTCGGAGCAGCTCTCGCGAGTCTGCAGCCCGCGAATTGGATGGTCGATCTGCTCACGGAGGTGCTCGAGCGTGGCATCCCGGCGACGGAATTTCCCGAGCGACTGGCACGGTGCCTACAGACAGTTCGAATCCGGGCCTGCTGCATCGAGTGCAATGACGATCAACTCACCGGTCTTTGCGAGGAGCTCCGTAGAGATTACGGCATCGAGACCAGGCCTCTGAACATCGAGGATCTGAACAAGCCGGCGTCACTTCGGCATCTGCGAACAGCCGACCTGCTCGTGACGACGTCGTTCCACTCGTCCCAGATTTCTGAAACGGCGAAGGAGCTGAAGAGACCTGAGATCGTCGTATCGCTCCGACCGGAGTTCCTCGGGGAGATGGGACGGCTGACGGAAAAAGGTCCGGTATGGTTCATCGCACGAGATCCGAGGTTCGAGCCGAAGTTCAATTCGATGTTCTCCGCGATCCGGGCCACTTCACGACCGCGCGTTCTGATCGCCGGTCGTGATGATCTCGATCAGATCGTGCCTGGAGAGCCTACCTACATCACTCTGGAAGCGCGCAAAGCATTGAAGGACCTTCCTCGGCAGACGAGTCTGGTTCCGGCTCCGCGGGTATTCTCCGAACACTCGAGCCGAGAAATTCTCTCATTCGTCGTGAACAAGAATCTCGAGTTTCTCGCGGGCGAGTCGCGGAGATCGCGCCCTTCCACGGAGAAACTTCGGCGGTCGTTACCGAAGCGATCCTGA
- a CDS encoding transposase, protein MSRQLRIDFPDAIHHITSRGNERRIIYRDDRDRLRFLEILEEVVILRRWILHAWVLMSNHYHLLIETPEVGLSRGMKKLNESYARWFNERHRRVGHLSRAGSRTSWSNACRTCSSSRAPSF, encoded by the coding sequence GTGTCCAGACAACTCCGCATCGATTTCCCTGATGCGATCCATCACATCACCTCCCGCGGCAACGAAAGGCGGATCATCTATCGCGATGATCGCGATCGGTTGAGGTTTCTCGAGATCCTCGAGGAGGTGGTGATTCTCCGCCGCTGGATCCTGCACGCGTGGGTTCTGATGTCGAATCACTACCACCTGCTGATCGAGACCCCGGAGGTGGGGCTGTCTCGCGGAATGAAGAAGTTGAACGAGTCCTACGCGCGCTGGTTCAATGAACGCCACCGGAGGGTGGGACACCTGTCCAGGGCCGGTTCAAGAACATCCTGGTCGAACGCGTGTCGCACCTGCTCGAGCTCACGCGCACCATCGTTCTGA